The Enterobacter asburiae genome window below encodes:
- the aceB gene encoding malate synthase A, translating to MTQQATTVDELVFTKPYGEQEQQVLTAEAVEFLTELVTRFTPQRNKLLAARIHQQQEIDDGKLPGFISETASIRRGEWKIRGIPEDLQDRRVEITGPVERKMVINAMNANVKVFMADFEDSLAPDWRKVIEGQINLRDAVNGTISYTNEAGKIYQLKPNPAVLICRVRGLHLPEKHVTWRGEAIPGSLFDFALYFFHNYKNLLAKGSGPYFYLPKTQAWQEAAWWSEVFSYAEDRFNLPRGTIKATLLIETLPAVFQMNEILHALRDHIVGLNCGRWDYIFSYIKTLKNYPDRVLPDRQVVTMDKPFLSAYSRLLIKTCHKRGAFAMGGMAAFIPSKDAERNNQVLNKVKADKELEARNGHDGTWIAHPGLADTAMEVFNRVLGDNKNQLFVTREDDAPTAEEQLLAPCAGERTEEGMRANIRVAVQYIEAWISGNGCVPIYGLMEDAATAEISRTSIWQWIHHQKTLSNGKPVTKSLFRQMLAEEMRVIQDELGEHRFSSGRFDDAARLMEQITTSDDLIDFLTLPGYRFLA from the coding sequence ATGACTCAACAGGCAACGACGGTCGATGAACTGGTCTTTACCAAGCCGTACGGCGAGCAAGAACAGCAAGTGTTGACGGCGGAAGCGGTAGAGTTTCTGACTGAACTGGTAACCCGCTTTACGCCGCAGCGTAATAAGCTGCTGGCGGCACGCATTCATCAGCAGCAGGAAATTGACGATGGCAAGTTGCCTGGCTTCATTTCGGAAACCGCTTCCATTCGCCGTGGCGAGTGGAAAATCCGCGGCATCCCTGAAGATTTACAGGATCGTCGCGTTGAGATCACCGGTCCGGTAGAGCGCAAAATGGTGATCAACGCCATGAACGCCAACGTTAAAGTCTTTATGGCCGATTTTGAAGACTCACTGGCGCCGGACTGGCGTAAAGTCATCGAGGGGCAGATCAACCTGCGCGACGCCGTGAACGGCACCATCAGCTATACCAACGAAGCCGGCAAAATTTACCAGCTCAAACCGAACCCGGCGGTGCTGATCTGTCGCGTACGCGGCCTGCACCTGCCTGAAAAACATGTCACCTGGCGTGGGGAAGCCATTCCGGGCAGCCTGTTTGATTTCGCGCTCTATTTCTTCCACAACTACAAGAACCTGCTGGCAAAAGGCAGCGGCCCTTATTTCTATCTGCCAAAAACGCAGGCCTGGCAGGAAGCGGCCTGGTGGAGCGAGGTCTTCAGCTATGCGGAAGATCGTTTCAACCTGCCGCGCGGCACCATCAAAGCCACGCTGCTGATTGAAACGCTGCCAGCCGTGTTCCAGATGAATGAAATTCTGCACGCCCTGCGCGACCACATTGTCGGCCTGAACTGCGGACGCTGGGACTATATTTTCAGCTACATCAAAACCCTGAAAAACTATCCCGACCGCGTACTGCCGGATCGCCAGGTCGTGACCATGGATAAACCGTTCCTGAGCGCCTACTCGCGCCTGCTGATCAAAACCTGCCACAAGCGCGGCGCCTTTGCGATGGGCGGCATGGCGGCATTTATCCCGAGCAAAGACGCAGAGCGCAACAATCAGGTGCTCAACAAGGTGAAGGCCGACAAAGAGCTTGAAGCCCGTAACGGTCACGACGGCACGTGGATTGCCCATCCCGGCCTGGCCGATACGGCGATGGAGGTCTTTAACCGCGTTCTCGGCGACAACAAAAACCAGCTGTTTGTCACGCGCGAAGACGATGCCCCAACGGCTGAAGAACAGCTGCTGGCACCGTGCGCGGGCGAGCGTACGGAAGAGGGCATGCGTGCCAATATCCGCGTCGCGGTCCAGTACATCGAAGCGTGGATCTCAGGCAACGGCTGCGTACCTATCTACGGCCTGATGGAAGATGCCGCGACGGCGGAGATCTCACGTACCTCCATCTGGCAGTGGATCCACCATCAAAAAACGCTCAGCAACGGCAAACCCGTGACCAAATCTCTGTTCCGCCAGATGCTGGCCGAAGAGATGCGGGTGATCCAGGACGAGCTGGGCGAACACCGTTTCAGCAGCGGGCGTTTTGACGACGCTGCGCGTCTGATGGAGCAAATCACCACATCAGATGACTTAATCGACTTCCTGACCCTGCCGGGCTACCGCTTCCTGGCGTAA
- the metA gene encoding homoserine O-acetyltransferase MetA, whose product MPIRVQDELPAVNFLREENVFVMTASRATGQEIRPLKVLILNLMPKKIETENQFLRLLSNSPLQVDIQLLRIDARESRNTPSEHLNNFYCNFDDIQGENFDGLIVTGAPLGLVEFNDVAYWPQIKQVLEWAKDHVTSTLFVCWAVQAALNILYGIPKQTRTEKLSGVYEHHILHPHALLTRGFDDSFLAPHSRYADFPAQLIRDYTDLEILAETEDGDAYLFASKDKRIAFVTGHPEYDPHTLASEYFRDVEAGLNPDVPYNYFPKDDPQNKPRATWRSHGNLLFTNWLNYYVYQITPYDLRHMNPTLE is encoded by the coding sequence ATGCCGATTCGGGTGCAGGACGAGCTACCAGCCGTCAATTTCTTGCGTGAAGAAAACGTCTTCGTCATGACGGCTTCGCGTGCGACAGGTCAGGAAATTCGCCCGCTGAAGGTGCTTATTCTCAATCTGATGCCAAAAAAGATCGAAACAGAAAACCAGTTCCTGCGTCTTCTGTCGAACTCCCCTCTGCAGGTTGATATTCAGCTGCTGCGAATCGATGCCCGTGAGTCACGTAACACGCCTTCTGAGCATCTGAACAACTTCTACTGTAACTTCGATGATATTCAGGGGGAAAACTTCGACGGACTGATCGTAACCGGCGCGCCGCTGGGTCTGGTTGAATTTAACGATGTCGCCTACTGGCCGCAGATCAAACAGGTGCTAGAGTGGGCAAAAGATCACGTTACGTCCACATTGTTTGTCTGTTGGGCGGTACAGGCCGCACTGAATATTCTTTATGGCATCCCCAAGCAAACCCGCACTGAAAAGCTCTCCGGCGTATACGAACACCATATTCTTCACCCACATGCGTTGCTGACGCGTGGTTTCGATGATTCCTTCCTGGCCCCGCATTCGCGCTACGCCGATTTCCCGGCCCAGTTGATTCGTGATTACACCGATCTGGAGATCCTGGCCGAAACGGAAGACGGGGATGCTTACCTGTTTGCCAGCAAGGATAAACGCATTGCTTTTGTGACCGGGCATCCTGAGTACGATCCGCATACCCTCGCGTCAGAGTATTTCCGTGATGTCGAAGCGGGTCTTAATCCGGATGTACCGTACAACTATTTCCCGAAAGACGATCCGCAAAACAAACCGAGAGCAACCTGGCGCAGCCACGGGAATTTGCTTTTCACTAACTGGCTCAACTATTACGTCTACCAGATCACGCCATACGATCTGCGCCACATGAATCCGACGCTGGAGTAA